From a single Caloenas nicobarica isolate bCalNic1 chromosome 12, bCalNic1.hap1, whole genome shotgun sequence genomic region:
- the LOC135993525 gene encoding G-protein coupled receptor 83-like, with product MSRHTWFPLHYISKPFWRPKNHNTTNFFSALYSFPNQSFFHSDLDLEDLGDFGSGTRYEGESQSRTVQALLIVAYSIIICISLFGNTLVCHVVIKNKRMHSATSLFIVNLAVADVMITILNTPFTLVRFVSSTWVFGKLMCHISRFVQYCSVHVSVLTLAAIALDRHQVVMHPLKPRMSMVKGGICIIIIWVMASCFSLPHAIYQTLTRFYIGNRTIRMVCLPSFPPPADLFWKYLDLTTFVLLYVLPLLVISITYTIVAKKLWLRNAIGDLTMEQYYAHQRKKKMTLKMLMVVVVVFAVCWFPLNCYVVLISCRAIHSSNALYFAFHWFAMSSTCYNPFIYCWLNESFRSELKSLLCVCRRRSAAQGHALRSLSPPSRHAWAEGACHRARASSQRNSAKTDISSVQPIVAES from the exons ATGAGCAGGCACACGTGGTTCCCTCTGCACTACATCTCCAAGCCCTTCTGGAGACCGAAGAACCACAACACCACTAACTTCTTCTCTGCTCTGTACAGTTTCCCTAACCAGTCCTTCTTCCACAGCGACTTGGACCTGGAGGACCTGGGGGACTTTGGCAGCGGGACCAGGTACGAGGGCGAGTCGCAGAGCCGGACGGTGCAGGCGCTGCTGATCGTGGCCTATTCCATCATCATCTGCATCTCGCTCTTCGGCAACACGCTGGTGTGCCACGTGGTGATCAAGAACAAGAGGATGCACTCGGCCACCAGCCTCTTCATCGTCAACCTGGCCGTGGCAGACGTGATGATCACGATCCTGAACACCCCCTTCACGCTG GTGCGGTTTGTGAGCAGCACCTGGGTTTTTGGAAAGCTGATGTGTCACATAAGCCGGTTTGTCCAGTACTGCTCCGTTCATGTGTCTGTGCTGACCCTCGCTGCTATCGCTCTGGATCGGCATCAG GTTGTCATGCACCCTCTGAAGCCGCGCATGTCCATGGTGAAAGGAGGGATTTGCATCATCATCATCTGGGTGATGGCCAGCTGCTTCTCACTGCCTCATGCCATTTATCAGACTTTGACAAGATTTTATATCGG GAACAGAACAATACGAATGGTCTGCCTCCCCAgcttccctcctcctgctgaTCTTTTCTGGAAGTATTTGGACTTGACTACTTTTGTCCTCTTGTACGTCCTGCCCTTGCTTGTCATCTCCATCACATACACCATCGTGGCCAAGAAGCTCTGGCTGAGGAACGCCATCGGGGACCTCACCATGGAGCAATACTATGCCCACCAACGGAAGAAGAAGATGACACTGAAGATgctgatggtggtggtggtggtgttcgCAGTGTGCTGGTTCCCCCTCAACTGCTACGTGGTGCTCATCTCCTGCAGGGCCATCCACAGCAGCAACGCTCTCTACTTCGCCTTCCACTGGTTCGCCATGAGCAGCACCTGCTACAACCCGTTCATCTACTGCTGGCTGAACGAGAGCTTCAGGTCGGAGCTGAAGTCGCTGCTGTGCGTGTGCCGGCGGCGCAGCGCGGCTCAGGGCCACGCTCTgcggtccctgtcccccccgtcccGCCACGCCTGGGCCGAGGGCGCCTGCCACAGGGCGAGGGCGTCCTCCCAGAGGAACTCTGCAAAGACAGACATCTCCAGTGTTCAGCCCATCGTGGCAGAAAGCTGA